The Pseudomonas sp. IAC-BECa141 genome contains the following window.
CTTGTCAGGCAAGCCGCCGGGCAACGCAGCAACAGACAAATCAGTCATCACCACACTCACTTAAAAACGCCTGGATCGCACCCGCCACACCGTGGGGGTCCTCCAGAAGAAACGCATGGCTGGCCTGCTCGATCAGACCCACTTCGACATCCGCCAGCAACGCGAACAACTCGCCCGCAGACTCCGCCGGCACCAACCCGTCCAGCCCACCAAACAAATGCAGTTGCGGGCCACGAAACGCCTGCAAGGCTTCCCGCGTATCGATCTGCGCCAACAATTCCAGACCCGCCATCAAAGCGGCCGGCGAGGTATTCGGCGCGCCGCCGAGCAACAACCGCGACAAGCCGCGCGCATCTTGCGCGCCTTGGGCGCAGAGCAAAGAGAATCGCTTCAGGGTCGTCCGCGGATCAGCGCTGCAACCGGCAAGAAACGCATCGAAGGTCTCGCCGGACATCGCACAAGGCCACTGTTCATGAGCGACAAACGAAGGATTACTCGCCAGGGTCAGCAAGCCGCAGCAATGTTCGCCACGCCGCGCCGCCAGCTCCGAAGCGAGCATGCCGCCCAGCGACCAGCCGCCGAGCCAGGCATCTTCGGGGATGCGCTCATCGAGTTCGTCGAGCCAGTCTTGCAGATCGCTGGAATCCAGCTCCGGCAACGGTTCGATGTCGACCTGCAGGTGTTCATCGAGTCCACGCAACGCAG
Protein-coding sequences here:
- a CDS encoding alpha/beta fold hydrolase, whose amino-acid sequence is MRDRLILLPGWGLGVSPLEPLAAALRGLDEHLQVDIEPLPELDSSDLQDWLDELDERIPEDAWLGGWSLGGMLASELAARRGEHCCGLLTLASNPSFVAHEQWPCAMSGETFDAFLAGCSADPRTTLKRFSLLCAQGAQDARGLSRLLLGGAPNTSPAALMAGLELLAQIDTREALQAFRGPQLHLFGGLDGLVPAESAGELFALLADVEVGLIEQASHAFLLEDPHGVAGAIQAFLSECGDD